Proteins from a single region of Candidatus Babeliales bacterium:
- a CDS encoding FkbM family methyltransferase, with protein sequence MKKSKYFFFLIIFGLYYQTTNTQFYSQNNQDQFIYEQFFKDDKKGFFIDIGANDGITYSNTYFFEKHLGWKGICFEPLPSAFKILQKNRSCTCINACIGSQEELAQFLAIQGITERTDMLSGLIKKYDPRHIERINRELALYGGTKKIIVIPCYTLNTILEKYDIRYIDYLSIDTEGGELDILKSIDFSKIIINIIDVENNYNEPYIYNYLLKKGYQLVKRTGADEIYKKINL encoded by the coding sequence GATTATATTATCAAACAACGAATACACAATTTTATAGTCAAAATAACCAAGATCAATTTATTTATGAGCAATTTTTTAAAGATGATAAAAAAGGTTTTTTTATCGATATTGGTGCCAATGACGGTATAACTTATAGCAATACATATTTTTTTGAAAAACATTTAGGTTGGAAAGGTATTTGCTTCGAACCACTACCATCAGCATTCAAAATTCTTCAAAAAAATCGATCTTGTACATGTATTAATGCATGCATAGGATCGCAAGAAGAACTAGCTCAATTTTTAGCCATTCAAGGTATCACTGAACGTACTGATATGCTTAGTGGGTTAATTAAAAAATATGATCCACGACATATAGAACGAATTAATCGAGAGTTAGCCCTTTATGGAGGGACTAAAAAAATCATAGTAATACCTTGTTATACGCTTAATACAATCTTAGAAAAATATGATATACGATACATCGATTATTTAAGCATTGACACAGAAGGTGGTGAATTAGATATCTTAAAATCGATTGATTTTAGCAAAATAATTATAAATATCATTGATGTTGAAAATAATTATAATGAGCCATACATTTATAATTATTTATTAAAAAAAGGATACCAACTCGTAAAACGTACTGGTGCTGATGAA